The following proteins are encoded in a genomic region of Maylandia zebra isolate NMK-2024a linkage group LG1, Mzebra_GT3a, whole genome shotgun sequence:
- the LOC101479703 gene encoding CREB-regulated transcription coactivator 2 isoform X1, whose amino-acid sequence MSATGSGGCGPGPASGAGSGASNPRKFSEKIALHTQRQAEETAAFQEVMMDITSTRLQAQKLRLARNQGPYYGGSLPNVNQIGRTPQDFQGSFPSTLESSRATRHHGLVERVQRDRRFVSPVRPYRKMDSSPYSPAYLSPPPDPSWRRNWSGNFPGDKSQLFRLPTTALNRTNSDSALHTSVMNPPSGDPFSTGGPTLALQNARIGGQSDGEGRRMFPYPVPPIEENVLDEGKLMKPWDTKKLPLLSSRPKSCEVPGINIFTSPEQPSTPAHGVPSALNTGGSLPDLSSLHFPSPLPTPLDQDEPGFPGSSSLSGGSSTGNLASTLTQLGINAANAQGGNGSFHHPPGLLASLQSTLGNPSLQSSLSNPNIQSSLSSHSFSNSLSSASLHSSLSNPSLQSSLSSSPSLPSSLSSQSLHSSLSNSSLQSASSGNPGYSSGVGGSGSCSSSYSPLMSGQGQPPPQLSTSPRRRVQLSPLILPLGGDSRRHHSKQFSPTISPTLSSITQGVPLDTSRLPVDQRLPPYPLSQSHQHQPGAQQTTLPQHHHQPPLRLQQPRPSSQQQLHLQNMRNQHLQQHFGAQQRLMGPQMSAAPPVKSEGVPEQCVQTSSSSSLCHAKQEAEQQRAGLHQHQQHAGHSLPADIYNDALLSSLLDDPYLSLQLTGRSEQQFATETQADMLSLNHSGLSCSADKNQFPSNSQGALDLQDLSDQQLLNNQNQNFSGSDGRHNVPNIILTGDSPTGLSKEIASALSNVPGFEMDSFSLDDQLRMDPLSLDMLEGNLMLADPAVEDSFRSDRLK is encoded by the exons ctccAGGCCCAGAAGCTCCGCCTTGCCAGGAATCAGGGGCCGTACTATGGCGGCTCATTACCAAACGTGAACCAGATCGGCAGGACCCCTCAGGACTTCCAG GGCTCCTTCCCGTCCACTCTGGAGTCCAGTCGGGCGACGCGGCATCACGGGCTGGTGGAGCGAGTGCAGCGGGACCGCCGCTTCGTCTCGCCGGTCCGACCATATCGCAAA ATGGACAGCTCCCCGTACAGCCCCGCCTACCTGTCGCCGCCACCCGACCCCAGCTGGAGAAG GAATTGGTCTGGAAACTTCCCCGGAGATAAAAGCCAGTTGTTTCGTCTCCCCACCACTGCACTCAACAG GACGAACTCCGACTCAGCGCTCCACACCAGTGTGATGAACCCGCCCTCCGGAGACCCGTTCAGCACTGGCGGACCCACGCTCGCCCTCCAGAACGCCAGAATCGGCG GTCAGAGCGACGGAGAGGGCAGAAGAA TGTTTCCATATCCTGTCCCTCCCATCGAGGAGAACGTGTTGGACGAGGGGAAGCTGATGAAACCCTGGGACACCAAGAAG CTGCCGTTGTTGTCATCCCGGCCGAAGTCCTGCGAAGTTCCCGGCATCAA tatcTTCACTTCCCCGGAGCAGCCGTCCACGCCGGCTCATGGTGTTCCCTCGGCGCTGAACACTGGCGGCTCGCTGCCTGACCTCTCCAGCCTCCACTTCCCCTCGCCACTGCCCACGCCACTGGACCAGGACGAACCGGGTTTCCCAGGGTCGTCCTCTTTGAGTGGTGGCAGCAGCACGGGAAACCTGGCCTCCACCCTCACCCAGCTGGGGATCAACGCCGCCAACGCGCAAGGAGGAAACGGCAGCTTCCACCACCCACCAG GACTCCTGGCATCGTTACAGAGCACGCTCGGTAACCCCTCCCTGCAGTCATCACTAAGCAACCCCAACATCCAGTcatcactcagcagccactCCTTCTCAAACTCCCTTAGCTCCGCCTCCCTGCACTCATCGCTCAGCAACCCCTCGCTGCAGTCGTCCCTGAGCTCCTCGCCGTCGCTGCCATCCTCCCTCAGCAGCCAATCGCTGCACTCGTCTCTCAGTAACTCCTCCCTCCAGTCTGCGTCCAGCGGTAACCCTGGTTACAGCAGCGGCGTGGGCGGCTCTggctcctgctcctcctcctactCGCCACTGATGAGTGGGCAGGGCCAGCCACCGCCGCAGCTCAGCACGTCGCCGCGCCGCCGCGTCCAGCTGTCCCCGCTCATCCTGCCGCTGGGCGGCGACTCACGGCGGCATCACTCCAAACAATTCTCCCCAACTATCTCACCCACCCTGTCCTCCATCACACAG GGCGTCCCGTTGGACACCAGCAGGCTTCCTGTGGATCAGCGGCTGCCTCCGTACCCGCTCAGCCAGTCCCACCAGCACCAGCCCGGCGCGCAGCAAACGACGCTGCCTCAGCACCACCACCAGCCGCCGCTCCGCCTCCAGCAGCCACGGCCcagcagccagcagcagctccacctGCAGAACATGCGGAACCAGCACCTGCAGCAGCACTTCGGAGCG CAGCAGAGGCTGATGGGACCGCAGATGAGCGCAGCGCCCCCTGTGAAGAGCGAGGGCGTGCCGGAGCAGTGCGTCCAGACCTCCTCCTCGTCCTCACTCTGCCACGCCAAACAGGAAGCGGAGCAGCAGAGAGCCGGCCTCCATCAGCACCAGCAGCACGCCGGCCACAGCCTCCCCGCCGACATCTACAAC GATGCTTTGCTCAGCTCTCTGCTGGACGACCCCTACCTGAGCCTGCAGCTCACCGGCAGATCTGAGCAGCAG TTCGCCACAGAGACCCAGGCCGACATGCTGTCCCTGAACCACAGTGGTCTGAGCTGCAGCGCAGACAAGAACCAGTTCCCCTCCAACAGCCAGGGGGCGCTAGACCTGCAGGACCTCAGTGACCAGCAGCTCCTCAACAATCAGAACCAGAACTTCAGCGGGAGCGACGGACGACATAACGTGCCCAACATCATCCTCACAG GCGACTCTCCGACGGGCCTGTCCAAAGAGATCGCCAGCGCGCTGTCCAACGTCCCCGGCTTTGAGATGGACTCCTTCTCGCTGGATGACCAGCTCCGGATGGACCCGCTGTCCCTGGACATGCTGGAGGGCAACCTGATGCTGGCCGACCCGGCCGTGGAGGACTCCTTCCGCTCGGACCGGCTCAAGTGA
- the LOC101479703 gene encoding CREB-regulated transcription coactivator 2 isoform X2, giving the protein MSATGSGGCGPGPASGAGSGASNPRKFSEKIALHTQRQAEETAAFQEVMMDITSTRLQAQKLRLARNQGPYYGGSLPNVNQIGRTPQDFQGSFPSTLESSRATRHHGLVERVQRDRRFVSPVRPYRKMDSSPYSPAYLSPPPDPSWRRNWSGNFPGDKSQLFRLPTTALNRTNSDSALHTSVMNPPSGDPFSTGGPTLALQNARIGGQSDGEGRRMFPYPVPPIEENVLDEGKLMKPWDTKKLPLLSSRPKSCEVPGINIFTSPEQPSTPAHGVPSALNTGGSLPDLSSLHFPSPLPTPLDQDEPGFPGSSSLSGGSSTGNLASTLTQLGINAANAQGGNGSFHHPPGLLASLQSTLGNPSLQSSLSNPNIQSSLSSHSFSNSLSSASLHSSLSNPSLQSSLSSSPSLPSSLSSQSLHSSLSNSSLQSASSGNPGYSSGVGGSGSCSSSYSPLMSGQGQPPPQLSTSPRRRVQLSPLILPLGGDSRRHHSKQFSPTISPTLSSITQGVPLDTSRLPVDQRLPPYPLSQSHQHQPGAQQTTLPQHHHQPPLRLQQPRPSSQQQLHLQNMRNQHLQQHFGAQRLMGPQMSAAPPVKSEGVPEQCVQTSSSSSLCHAKQEAEQQRAGLHQHQQHAGHSLPADIYNDALLSSLLDDPYLSLQLTGRSEQQFATETQADMLSLNHSGLSCSADKNQFPSNSQGALDLQDLSDQQLLNNQNQNFSGSDGRHNVPNIILTGDSPTGLSKEIASALSNVPGFEMDSFSLDDQLRMDPLSLDMLEGNLMLADPAVEDSFRSDRLK; this is encoded by the exons ctccAGGCCCAGAAGCTCCGCCTTGCCAGGAATCAGGGGCCGTACTATGGCGGCTCATTACCAAACGTGAACCAGATCGGCAGGACCCCTCAGGACTTCCAG GGCTCCTTCCCGTCCACTCTGGAGTCCAGTCGGGCGACGCGGCATCACGGGCTGGTGGAGCGAGTGCAGCGGGACCGCCGCTTCGTCTCGCCGGTCCGACCATATCGCAAA ATGGACAGCTCCCCGTACAGCCCCGCCTACCTGTCGCCGCCACCCGACCCCAGCTGGAGAAG GAATTGGTCTGGAAACTTCCCCGGAGATAAAAGCCAGTTGTTTCGTCTCCCCACCACTGCACTCAACAG GACGAACTCCGACTCAGCGCTCCACACCAGTGTGATGAACCCGCCCTCCGGAGACCCGTTCAGCACTGGCGGACCCACGCTCGCCCTCCAGAACGCCAGAATCGGCG GTCAGAGCGACGGAGAGGGCAGAAGAA TGTTTCCATATCCTGTCCCTCCCATCGAGGAGAACGTGTTGGACGAGGGGAAGCTGATGAAACCCTGGGACACCAAGAAG CTGCCGTTGTTGTCATCCCGGCCGAAGTCCTGCGAAGTTCCCGGCATCAA tatcTTCACTTCCCCGGAGCAGCCGTCCACGCCGGCTCATGGTGTTCCCTCGGCGCTGAACACTGGCGGCTCGCTGCCTGACCTCTCCAGCCTCCACTTCCCCTCGCCACTGCCCACGCCACTGGACCAGGACGAACCGGGTTTCCCAGGGTCGTCCTCTTTGAGTGGTGGCAGCAGCACGGGAAACCTGGCCTCCACCCTCACCCAGCTGGGGATCAACGCCGCCAACGCGCAAGGAGGAAACGGCAGCTTCCACCACCCACCAG GACTCCTGGCATCGTTACAGAGCACGCTCGGTAACCCCTCCCTGCAGTCATCACTAAGCAACCCCAACATCCAGTcatcactcagcagccactCCTTCTCAAACTCCCTTAGCTCCGCCTCCCTGCACTCATCGCTCAGCAACCCCTCGCTGCAGTCGTCCCTGAGCTCCTCGCCGTCGCTGCCATCCTCCCTCAGCAGCCAATCGCTGCACTCGTCTCTCAGTAACTCCTCCCTCCAGTCTGCGTCCAGCGGTAACCCTGGTTACAGCAGCGGCGTGGGCGGCTCTggctcctgctcctcctcctactCGCCACTGATGAGTGGGCAGGGCCAGCCACCGCCGCAGCTCAGCACGTCGCCGCGCCGCCGCGTCCAGCTGTCCCCGCTCATCCTGCCGCTGGGCGGCGACTCACGGCGGCATCACTCCAAACAATTCTCCCCAACTATCTCACCCACCCTGTCCTCCATCACACAG GGCGTCCCGTTGGACACCAGCAGGCTTCCTGTGGATCAGCGGCTGCCTCCGTACCCGCTCAGCCAGTCCCACCAGCACCAGCCCGGCGCGCAGCAAACGACGCTGCCTCAGCACCACCACCAGCCGCCGCTCCGCCTCCAGCAGCCACGGCCcagcagccagcagcagctccacctGCAGAACATGCGGAACCAGCACCTGCAGCAGCACTTCGGAGCG CAGAGGCTGATGGGACCGCAGATGAGCGCAGCGCCCCCTGTGAAGAGCGAGGGCGTGCCGGAGCAGTGCGTCCAGACCTCCTCCTCGTCCTCACTCTGCCACGCCAAACAGGAAGCGGAGCAGCAGAGAGCCGGCCTCCATCAGCACCAGCAGCACGCCGGCCACAGCCTCCCCGCCGACATCTACAAC GATGCTTTGCTCAGCTCTCTGCTGGACGACCCCTACCTGAGCCTGCAGCTCACCGGCAGATCTGAGCAGCAG TTCGCCACAGAGACCCAGGCCGACATGCTGTCCCTGAACCACAGTGGTCTGAGCTGCAGCGCAGACAAGAACCAGTTCCCCTCCAACAGCCAGGGGGCGCTAGACCTGCAGGACCTCAGTGACCAGCAGCTCCTCAACAATCAGAACCAGAACTTCAGCGGGAGCGACGGACGACATAACGTGCCCAACATCATCCTCACAG GCGACTCTCCGACGGGCCTGTCCAAAGAGATCGCCAGCGCGCTGTCCAACGTCCCCGGCTTTGAGATGGACTCCTTCTCGCTGGATGACCAGCTCCGGATGGACCCGCTGTCCCTGGACATGCTGGAGGGCAACCTGATGCTGGCCGACCCGGCCGTGGAGGACTCCTTCCGCTCGGACCGGCTCAAGTGA
- the LOC101479703 gene encoding CREB-regulated transcription coactivator 2 isoform X3: MSATGSGGCGPGPASGAGSGASNPRKFSEKIALHTQRQAEETAAFQEVMMDITSTRLQAQKLRLARNQGPYYGGSLPNVNQIGRTPQDFQGSFPSTLESSRATRHHGLVERVQRDRRFVSPVRPYRKMDSSPYSPAYLSPPPDPSWRRTNSDSALHTSVMNPPSGDPFSTGGPTLALQNARIGGQSDGEGRRMFPYPVPPIEENVLDEGKLMKPWDTKKLPLLSSRPKSCEVPGINIFTSPEQPSTPAHGVPSALNTGGSLPDLSSLHFPSPLPTPLDQDEPGFPGSSSLSGGSSTGNLASTLTQLGINAANAQGGNGSFHHPPGLLASLQSTLGNPSLQSSLSNPNIQSSLSSHSFSNSLSSASLHSSLSNPSLQSSLSSSPSLPSSLSSQSLHSSLSNSSLQSASSGNPGYSSGVGGSGSCSSSYSPLMSGQGQPPPQLSTSPRRRVQLSPLILPLGGDSRRHHSKQFSPTISPTLSSITQGVPLDTSRLPVDQRLPPYPLSQSHQHQPGAQQTTLPQHHHQPPLRLQQPRPSSQQQLHLQNMRNQHLQQHFGAQQRLMGPQMSAAPPVKSEGVPEQCVQTSSSSSLCHAKQEAEQQRAGLHQHQQHAGHSLPADIYNDALLSSLLDDPYLSLQLTGRSEQQFATETQADMLSLNHSGLSCSADKNQFPSNSQGALDLQDLSDQQLLNNQNQNFSGSDGRHNVPNIILTGDSPTGLSKEIASALSNVPGFEMDSFSLDDQLRMDPLSLDMLEGNLMLADPAVEDSFRSDRLK, encoded by the exons ctccAGGCCCAGAAGCTCCGCCTTGCCAGGAATCAGGGGCCGTACTATGGCGGCTCATTACCAAACGTGAACCAGATCGGCAGGACCCCTCAGGACTTCCAG GGCTCCTTCCCGTCCACTCTGGAGTCCAGTCGGGCGACGCGGCATCACGGGCTGGTGGAGCGAGTGCAGCGGGACCGCCGCTTCGTCTCGCCGGTCCGACCATATCGCAAA ATGGACAGCTCCCCGTACAGCCCCGCCTACCTGTCGCCGCCACCCGACCCCAGCTGGAGAAG GACGAACTCCGACTCAGCGCTCCACACCAGTGTGATGAACCCGCCCTCCGGAGACCCGTTCAGCACTGGCGGACCCACGCTCGCCCTCCAGAACGCCAGAATCGGCG GTCAGAGCGACGGAGAGGGCAGAAGAA TGTTTCCATATCCTGTCCCTCCCATCGAGGAGAACGTGTTGGACGAGGGGAAGCTGATGAAACCCTGGGACACCAAGAAG CTGCCGTTGTTGTCATCCCGGCCGAAGTCCTGCGAAGTTCCCGGCATCAA tatcTTCACTTCCCCGGAGCAGCCGTCCACGCCGGCTCATGGTGTTCCCTCGGCGCTGAACACTGGCGGCTCGCTGCCTGACCTCTCCAGCCTCCACTTCCCCTCGCCACTGCCCACGCCACTGGACCAGGACGAACCGGGTTTCCCAGGGTCGTCCTCTTTGAGTGGTGGCAGCAGCACGGGAAACCTGGCCTCCACCCTCACCCAGCTGGGGATCAACGCCGCCAACGCGCAAGGAGGAAACGGCAGCTTCCACCACCCACCAG GACTCCTGGCATCGTTACAGAGCACGCTCGGTAACCCCTCCCTGCAGTCATCACTAAGCAACCCCAACATCCAGTcatcactcagcagccactCCTTCTCAAACTCCCTTAGCTCCGCCTCCCTGCACTCATCGCTCAGCAACCCCTCGCTGCAGTCGTCCCTGAGCTCCTCGCCGTCGCTGCCATCCTCCCTCAGCAGCCAATCGCTGCACTCGTCTCTCAGTAACTCCTCCCTCCAGTCTGCGTCCAGCGGTAACCCTGGTTACAGCAGCGGCGTGGGCGGCTCTggctcctgctcctcctcctactCGCCACTGATGAGTGGGCAGGGCCAGCCACCGCCGCAGCTCAGCACGTCGCCGCGCCGCCGCGTCCAGCTGTCCCCGCTCATCCTGCCGCTGGGCGGCGACTCACGGCGGCATCACTCCAAACAATTCTCCCCAACTATCTCACCCACCCTGTCCTCCATCACACAG GGCGTCCCGTTGGACACCAGCAGGCTTCCTGTGGATCAGCGGCTGCCTCCGTACCCGCTCAGCCAGTCCCACCAGCACCAGCCCGGCGCGCAGCAAACGACGCTGCCTCAGCACCACCACCAGCCGCCGCTCCGCCTCCAGCAGCCACGGCCcagcagccagcagcagctccacctGCAGAACATGCGGAACCAGCACCTGCAGCAGCACTTCGGAGCG CAGCAGAGGCTGATGGGACCGCAGATGAGCGCAGCGCCCCCTGTGAAGAGCGAGGGCGTGCCGGAGCAGTGCGTCCAGACCTCCTCCTCGTCCTCACTCTGCCACGCCAAACAGGAAGCGGAGCAGCAGAGAGCCGGCCTCCATCAGCACCAGCAGCACGCCGGCCACAGCCTCCCCGCCGACATCTACAAC GATGCTTTGCTCAGCTCTCTGCTGGACGACCCCTACCTGAGCCTGCAGCTCACCGGCAGATCTGAGCAGCAG TTCGCCACAGAGACCCAGGCCGACATGCTGTCCCTGAACCACAGTGGTCTGAGCTGCAGCGCAGACAAGAACCAGTTCCCCTCCAACAGCCAGGGGGCGCTAGACCTGCAGGACCTCAGTGACCAGCAGCTCCTCAACAATCAGAACCAGAACTTCAGCGGGAGCGACGGACGACATAACGTGCCCAACATCATCCTCACAG GCGACTCTCCGACGGGCCTGTCCAAAGAGATCGCCAGCGCGCTGTCCAACGTCCCCGGCTTTGAGATGGACTCCTTCTCGCTGGATGACCAGCTCCGGATGGACCCGCTGTCCCTGGACATGCTGGAGGGCAACCTGATGCTGGCCGACCCGGCCGTGGAGGACTCCTTCCGCTCGGACCGGCTCAAGTGA